Proteins encoded in a region of the Micropterus dolomieu isolate WLL.071019.BEF.003 ecotype Adirondacks linkage group LG07, ASM2129224v1, whole genome shotgun sequence genome:
- the LOC123973893 gene encoding uncharacterized protein LOC123973893 isoform X9, with the protein MNSLPLVLYLLYLVDSVNFRHVLRWDPGPGTPPGTQYMIIRRVKGKNGKPLPHNVTQTSLKLRLHHSKTYYLMVQASYNQTLSPVSSKVVFTPFEDTKIGPPQLSLTGCGNCIQINISLPEADRQSGIPDIQKLYDPDFRVSWRKHNATVESFKTKDRNLTLENLQYGMEYCVQVHTEAHLNKNTMPSDWKCTVTSIVEPSRGPLVVGSVAALLMLVVGVLMTSMFCLYYTGLLCKQKLPRALIITQYRDNILTTERIIPDPISISSESDKRRKHNNPTLPQPVTRGANAEGEGEGEGEEEEEGTHVYMDRPQQLSSGESSCWDSVYVVGKSRPGAPGDSVLTMEAEVPDAEFEVKVTHVALDQDEAKGEGAEVSIPGVVQGHVIDTVEEEEEGKEEVEVCDSSGNINLFSVTLAALAVCEEKEKEVENTEDSLTEFLKPSNQEPLLPTGLKWTLSHTDFPTESDDQTSVPLMLPTQEDFTGFEGRRADTLSDWCDDETQEEEEEEYIRHT; encoded by the exons ATGAACTCTTTACCTCTTGTTCTATATCTGTTGTACCTGGTTGATTCTG TCAACTTCCGCCATGTCCTGCGTTGGGATCCTGGGCCCGGCACCCCACCAGGAACACAGTACATGATCATCAGGAG GGTAAAAGGGAAAAATGGGAAACCGCTACCACATAATGTAACACAGACATCATTAAAGCTGAGGCTTCACCACTCCAAAACATATTACCTGATGGTCCAGGCATCCTACAACCAAACCCTGTCACCGGTGTCCAGCAAAGTCGTCTTCACCCCTTTTGAAGACA CTAAAATAGGTCCTCCACAACTCTCACTGACTGGATGTGGCAACTGCATTCAAATCAACATTTCACTGCctgaggcagacagacagtcaggaaTCCCTGACATCCAGAAATTATACGATCCTGATTTCAGAGTCTCGTGGAGGAAACATAACGCAACAGTG GAGTCcttcaaaacaaaagacaggAATTTAACTCTTGAGAACCTACAGTATGGTATGGAGTACTGTGTGCAGGTGCACACAGAAGCTCATCTGAACAAAAACACCATGCCTTCTGACTGGAAGTGCACCGTCACTAGCATTGTGGAGCCGAGCAGAG gccCTCTTGTTGTAGGTTCAGTTGCTGCTCTTCTGATGTTAGTTGTTGGTGTCCTGATGACCTCCATGTTTTGCCTCTACTACACTGGACTCCTTTGTAAACAGAAACTGCCCAGAGCATTAATT ATTACTCAGTACCGAGACAACATCCTGACAACAGAGAGAATAATCCCTGATCCGATCTCCATCAGCTCAGAGAGCGACAAACGGAGGAAGCACAACAATCCCACTCTTCCACAGCCTGTCACCAGGGGCGCTAACgcggagggggagggggagggggagggggaggaggaagaggaagggacACATGTCTACATGGATAGACCTCAACAGCTTTCCTCAGGTGAAAGCTCCTGTTGGGACTCTGTTTATGTGGTTGGGAAGAGCAGGCCGGGTGCACCGGGGGACTCTGTTTTGACAATGGAGGCGGAGGTACCGGACGCAGAGTTTGAGGTTAAGGTCACACATGTGGCACTTGATCAAGATGAGGCCAAAGGTGAAGGAGCAGAGGTTTCCATACCTGGGGTGGTCCAGGGGCATGTCATAGATacggtggaggaggaggaggaggggaaggaggaggtggaggtgtgtGACAGCTCAGGCAATATCAATCTGTTCTCTGTCACCCTCGCTGCACTGGCTGTGTGTgaggaaaaggagaaggaagTGGAGAATACAGAAGACTCTCTCACAGAGTTTTTGAAACCATCCAATCAGGAGCCTTTACTACCCACGGGTTTAAAGTGGACTTTGAGCCACACAGACTTTCCAACTGAGTCAGATGATCAAACATCTGTGCCATTAATGTTACCTACACAAGAAGACTTTACTGGGTTTGAAGGCAGACGTGCAGACACTTTGTCTGACTGGTGTGATGATgagacacaggaggaggaggaggaggaatatATAAGACACACATGA
- the LOC123973893 gene encoding interleukin-20 receptor subunit alpha-like isoform X6, producing the protein MNSLPLVLYLLYLVDSGVFVPCAFFVAQTASHVHTVLSSLPAPVNVSVDSVNFRHVLRWDPGPGTPPGTQYMIIRRVKGKNGKPLPHNVTQTSLKLRLHHSKTYYLMVQASYNQTLSPVSSKVVFTPFEDTKIGPPQLSLTGCGNCIQINISLPEADRQSGIPDIQKLYDPDFRVSWRKHNATVESFKTKDRNLTLENLQYGMEYCVQVHTEAHLNKNTMPSDWKCTVTSIVEPSRGPLVVGSVAALLMLVVGVLMTSMFCLYYTGLLCKQKLPRALIITQYRDNILTTERIIPDPISISSESDKRRKHNNPTLPQPVTRGANAEGEGEGEGEEEEEGTHVYMDRPQQLSSGESSCWDSVYVVGKSRPGAPGDSVLTMEAEVPDAEFEVKVTHVALDQDEAKGEGAEVSIPGVVQGHVIDTVEEEEEGKEEVEVCDSSGNINLFSVTLAALAVCEEKEKEVENTEDSLTEFLKPSNQEPLLPTGLKWTLSHTDFPTESDDQTSVPLMLPTQEDFTGFEGRRADTLSDWCDDETQEEEEEEYIRHT; encoded by the exons ATGAACTCTTTACCTCTTGTTCTATATCTGTTGTACCTGGTTGATTCTG GTGTCTTTGTACCTTGTGCTTTCTTTGTAGCTCAGACTGCGTCACATGTTCACACAGTGCTCAGTTCCCTTCCTGCTCCTGTCAATGTTTCTGTCGACTCAGTCAACTTCCGCCATGTCCTGCGTTGGGATCCTGGGCCCGGCACCCCACCAGGAACACAGTACATGATCATCAGGAG GGTAAAAGGGAAAAATGGGAAACCGCTACCACATAATGTAACACAGACATCATTAAAGCTGAGGCTTCACCACTCCAAAACATATTACCTGATGGTCCAGGCATCCTACAACCAAACCCTGTCACCGGTGTCCAGCAAAGTCGTCTTCACCCCTTTTGAAGACA CTAAAATAGGTCCTCCACAACTCTCACTGACTGGATGTGGCAACTGCATTCAAATCAACATTTCACTGCctgaggcagacagacagtcaggaaTCCCTGACATCCAGAAATTATACGATCCTGATTTCAGAGTCTCGTGGAGGAAACATAACGCAACAGTG GAGTCcttcaaaacaaaagacaggAATTTAACTCTTGAGAACCTACAGTATGGTATGGAGTACTGTGTGCAGGTGCACACAGAAGCTCATCTGAACAAAAACACCATGCCTTCTGACTGGAAGTGCACCGTCACTAGCATTGTGGAGCCGAGCAGAG gccCTCTTGTTGTAGGTTCAGTTGCTGCTCTTCTGATGTTAGTTGTTGGTGTCCTGATGACCTCCATGTTTTGCCTCTACTACACTGGACTCCTTTGTAAACAGAAACTGCCCAGAGCATTAATT ATTACTCAGTACCGAGACAACATCCTGACAACAGAGAGAATAATCCCTGATCCGATCTCCATCAGCTCAGAGAGCGACAAACGGAGGAAGCACAACAATCCCACTCTTCCACAGCCTGTCACCAGGGGCGCTAACgcggagggggagggggagggggagggggaggaggaagaggaagggacACATGTCTACATGGATAGACCTCAACAGCTTTCCTCAGGTGAAAGCTCCTGTTGGGACTCTGTTTATGTGGTTGGGAAGAGCAGGCCGGGTGCACCGGGGGACTCTGTTTTGACAATGGAGGCGGAGGTACCGGACGCAGAGTTTGAGGTTAAGGTCACACATGTGGCACTTGATCAAGATGAGGCCAAAGGTGAAGGAGCAGAGGTTTCCATACCTGGGGTGGTCCAGGGGCATGTCATAGATacggtggaggaggaggaggaggggaaggaggaggtggaggtgtgtGACAGCTCAGGCAATATCAATCTGTTCTCTGTCACCCTCGCTGCACTGGCTGTGTGTgaggaaaaggagaaggaagTGGAGAATACAGAAGACTCTCTCACAGAGTTTTTGAAACCATCCAATCAGGAGCCTTTACTACCCACGGGTTTAAAGTGGACTTTGAGCCACACAGACTTTCCAACTGAGTCAGATGATCAAACATCTGTGCCATTAATGTTACCTACACAAGAAGACTTTACTGGGTTTGAAGGCAGACGTGCAGACACTTTGTCTGACTGGTGTGATGATgagacacaggaggaggaggaggaggaatatATAAGACACACATGA
- the LOC123973893 gene encoding interleukin-20 receptor subunit alpha-like isoform X8 has translation MNSLPLVLYLLYLVDSVLSSLPAPVNVSVDSVNFRHVLRWDPGPGTPPGTQYMIIRRVKGKNGKPLPHNVTQTSLKLRLHHSKTYYLMVQASYNQTLSPVSSKVVFTPFEDTKIGPPQLSLTGCGNCIQINISLPEADRQSGIPDIQKLYDPDFRVSWRKHNATVESFKTKDRNLTLENLQYGMEYCVQVHTEAHLNKNTMPSDWKCTVTSIVEPSRGPLVVGSVAALLMLVVGVLMTSMFCLYYTGLLCKQKLPRALIITQYRDNILTTERIIPDPISISSESDKRRKHNNPTLPQPVTRGANAEGEGEGEGEEEEEGTHVYMDRPQQLSSGESSCWDSVYVVGKSRPGAPGDSVLTMEAEVPDAEFEVKVTHVALDQDEAKGEGAEVSIPGVVQGHVIDTVEEEEEGKEEVEVCDSSGNINLFSVTLAALAVCEEKEKEVENTEDSLTEFLKPSNQEPLLPTGLKWTLSHTDFPTESDDQTSVPLMLPTQEDFTGFEGRRADTLSDWCDDETQEEEEEEYIRHT, from the exons ATGAACTCTTTACCTCTTGTTCTATATCTGTTGTACCTGGTTGATTCTG TGCTCAGTTCCCTTCCTGCTCCTGTCAATGTTTCTGTCGACTCAGTCAACTTCCGCCATGTCCTGCGTTGGGATCCTGGGCCCGGCACCCCACCAGGAACACAGTACATGATCATCAGGAG GGTAAAAGGGAAAAATGGGAAACCGCTACCACATAATGTAACACAGACATCATTAAAGCTGAGGCTTCACCACTCCAAAACATATTACCTGATGGTCCAGGCATCCTACAACCAAACCCTGTCACCGGTGTCCAGCAAAGTCGTCTTCACCCCTTTTGAAGACA CTAAAATAGGTCCTCCACAACTCTCACTGACTGGATGTGGCAACTGCATTCAAATCAACATTTCACTGCctgaggcagacagacagtcaggaaTCCCTGACATCCAGAAATTATACGATCCTGATTTCAGAGTCTCGTGGAGGAAACATAACGCAACAGTG GAGTCcttcaaaacaaaagacaggAATTTAACTCTTGAGAACCTACAGTATGGTATGGAGTACTGTGTGCAGGTGCACACAGAAGCTCATCTGAACAAAAACACCATGCCTTCTGACTGGAAGTGCACCGTCACTAGCATTGTGGAGCCGAGCAGAG gccCTCTTGTTGTAGGTTCAGTTGCTGCTCTTCTGATGTTAGTTGTTGGTGTCCTGATGACCTCCATGTTTTGCCTCTACTACACTGGACTCCTTTGTAAACAGAAACTGCCCAGAGCATTAATT ATTACTCAGTACCGAGACAACATCCTGACAACAGAGAGAATAATCCCTGATCCGATCTCCATCAGCTCAGAGAGCGACAAACGGAGGAAGCACAACAATCCCACTCTTCCACAGCCTGTCACCAGGGGCGCTAACgcggagggggagggggagggggagggggaggaggaagaggaagggacACATGTCTACATGGATAGACCTCAACAGCTTTCCTCAGGTGAAAGCTCCTGTTGGGACTCTGTTTATGTGGTTGGGAAGAGCAGGCCGGGTGCACCGGGGGACTCTGTTTTGACAATGGAGGCGGAGGTACCGGACGCAGAGTTTGAGGTTAAGGTCACACATGTGGCACTTGATCAAGATGAGGCCAAAGGTGAAGGAGCAGAGGTTTCCATACCTGGGGTGGTCCAGGGGCATGTCATAGATacggtggaggaggaggaggaggggaaggaggaggtggaggtgtgtGACAGCTCAGGCAATATCAATCTGTTCTCTGTCACCCTCGCTGCACTGGCTGTGTGTgaggaaaaggagaaggaagTGGAGAATACAGAAGACTCTCTCACAGAGTTTTTGAAACCATCCAATCAGGAGCCTTTACTACCCACGGGTTTAAAGTGGACTTTGAGCCACACAGACTTTCCAACTGAGTCAGATGATCAAACATCTGTGCCATTAATGTTACCTACACAAGAAGACTTTACTGGGTTTGAAGGCAGACGTGCAGACACTTTGTCTGACTGGTGTGATGATgagacacaggaggaggaggaggaggaatatATAAGACACACATGA